In a single window of the Jatrophihabitans sp. genome:
- a CDS encoding shikimate kinase has translation MAPRVVLVGLPGTGKSRVGAALAGRLGVAFADSDDLVVQQTGRSVSEIFTHQGEPAFRQLEADMIAQALDGFDGVLALGGGAVTTESVRQDLLASGVLVVQLSAPPDELLRRMPDGGRRPLLAGDAATRLAELAEARAGLYAEVASVTVDTGGRSVAEVAAVLHSRLIGQPS, from the coding sequence ATGGCGCCCCGGGTGGTGCTGGTCGGGCTGCCGGGCACCGGCAAGTCCCGCGTCGGCGCGGCGCTGGCCGGCCGGCTCGGGGTGGCCTTCGCCGACTCCGACGACCTGGTCGTCCAGCAGACCGGACGCTCGGTCAGCGAGATCTTCACCCACCAGGGCGAGCCGGCCTTCCGGCAGCTGGAAGCCGACATGATCGCCCAGGCGCTGGACGGCTTCGACGGCGTCCTGGCCCTGGGCGGCGGCGCGGTGACCACCGAGTCGGTGCGCCAGGATCTGCTCGCCTCGGGGGTGCTGGTGGTGCAGCTGAGCGCCCCGCCGGACGAGCTGCTGCGCCGGATGCCGGACGGTGGGCGGCGGCCGTTGCTGGCCGGCGACGCCGCGACCCGGCTGGCCGAGCTGGCCGAGGCCCGGGCCGGGCTGTACGCCGAGGTGGCCTCGGTCACCGTCGACACCGGCGGCCGGTCGGTCGCCGAGGTGGCCGCCGTCCTGCACAGCCGGCTGATCGGGCAGCCGTCATGA
- the aroB gene encoding 3-dehydroquinate synthase has translation MNQPNTRIRVSGDRPYDVVIGTGLLGELAGLLAGAQRVAVIHPPALLATAEAVREDLISDGLQAHLIEIPDGEDAKTLAVAGFCFDVLGQVGFTRSDALIGLGGGATTDLAGWVAASWLRGVRIVQVPTTLAGMVDAAVGGKTGVNTERGKNLVGAFHPPVGVLCDLATLSTLPVNDYIAGLAEVVKCGFIADPEILELIEADPPRVRTPGNDRERELIERSVAVKARVVSADLTEQGPREVLNYGHTLAHAIERAERYSWRHGAAVSIGLVYAAELSRALGRLDDPTADRHRDILSALRLPVTYRAGAFGQLLETMRIDKKARGNRLRFVLLDGLARPVTVDEPDPAVLAAAYSQVSEE, from the coding sequence ATGAACCAGCCGAACACCCGGATCCGGGTCAGCGGCGACCGGCCCTACGACGTGGTCATCGGCACCGGCCTGCTCGGCGAGCTGGCCGGGCTGCTGGCCGGCGCCCAGCGGGTCGCGGTGATCCACCCGCCGGCGCTGCTGGCCACCGCGGAGGCGGTGCGCGAGGACCTGATCTCCGACGGCCTGCAGGCCCACCTGATCGAGATCCCGGACGGCGAGGACGCCAAGACGCTGGCGGTCGCCGGGTTCTGCTTCGACGTGCTGGGCCAGGTCGGCTTCACCCGCAGCGACGCGCTCATCGGGCTGGGTGGCGGCGCCACCACCGACCTGGCCGGCTGGGTGGCCGCGTCCTGGCTGCGCGGGGTGCGGATCGTGCAGGTGCCCACCACGCTGGCCGGGATGGTCGACGCGGCCGTCGGTGGCAAGACCGGCGTCAACACCGAGCGCGGCAAGAACCTGGTCGGCGCCTTTCACCCGCCGGTCGGGGTGCTGTGCGACCTGGCGACGCTGAGCACCCTGCCGGTCAACGACTACATCGCCGGCCTGGCCGAGGTGGTCAAGTGCGGTTTCATCGCCGATCCGGAGATCCTCGAGCTGATCGAGGCCGATCCGCCGCGGGTGAGGACGCCGGGCAACGACCGCGAGCGCGAACTCATCGAGCGATCGGTGGCGGTCAAGGCGCGGGTGGTGTCTGCCGACCTGACCGAGCAGGGCCCGCGTGAGGTGCTCAACTACGGGCACACGCTGGCCCATGCCATCGAGAGGGCCGAGCGCTACAGCTGGCGGCACGGCGCCGCGGTGTCGATCGGCCTGGTCTACGCGGCGGAGCTGTCCCGGGCGCTGGGCCGTCTGGATGACCCGACAGCCGACCGGCACCGGGACATCCTCAGCGCGCTGCGGCTGCCGGTGACCTACCGGGCCGGGGCCTTCGGGCAGTTGCTGGAGACCATGCGGATCGACAAGAAGGCCCGCGGCAATCGGTTACGGTTCGTGCTGCTGGACGGCCTGGCCCGGCCGGTGACGGTCGATGAGCCGGACCCCGCCGTGCTGGCCGCGGCTTATTCGCAAGTCTCAGAGGAGTGA
- the aroQ gene encoding type II 3-dehydroquinate dehydratase — protein sequence MDAQRVLVLNGPNLSRLGSREPEIYGSTTYPELAALCVRAGAELGLAVEVHQSDAEAELIGWLYQAADEGLPVVLNPAGLSHTSIVLRDAVAARTAPLVEVHISNIHAREEFRQHSYVSAVASGVIAGLGVEGYVLALSWLSSTAAGRPEPSP from the coding sequence ATGGACGCTCAACGGGTGCTGGTGCTCAACGGGCCCAACCTGTCCCGGCTGGGCTCGCGTGAGCCGGAGATCTACGGCAGCACCACCTACCCCGAGCTCGCGGCGCTGTGCGTGCGGGCCGGCGCTGAGCTGGGGCTGGCCGTCGAGGTGCACCAGAGCGACGCCGAGGCCGAGCTGATCGGCTGGCTGTACCAGGCCGCCGACGAGGGGCTGCCGGTGGTGCTCAACCCGGCCGGCCTGAGCCATACCTCGATCGTGCTGCGCGACGCCGTCGCCGCCCGCACCGCGCCGCTGGTCGAGGTGCACATCTCCAACATCCACGCCCGGGAGGAGTTCCGGCAGCATTCCTACGTCTCGGCGGTGGCCTCGGGGGTGATCGCCGGCCTGGGCGTCGAGGGGTACGTCCTGGCGCTGAGCTGGCTTTCCTCGACCGCCGCCGGGCGGCCCGAGCCGAGCCCATAG